From a single Zygotorulaspora mrakii chromosome 2, complete sequence genomic region:
- the FIP1 gene encoding cleavage polyadenylation factor subunit FIP1 (similar to Saccharomyces cerevisiae FIP1 (YJR093C); ancestral locus Anc_7.464), with the protein MSSSDDEDEQFLYGSDSENKSVDAKGQKRGLQTDDADNDKSVVKKPKVSEKSTTSGVGTNQSDLSNDSSEADDDESVSSEEESDSDVEFIISTGADSTRLDSASTSTSAVGAQSSGISVATAPAETIPEAAQVADVNMVERSTTEAVPNGSIDLEAEGTFEGQPITTLDPEVLKEKPWRQPGANLSDYFNYGLNEYTWMEYLHKQEKLQQEYNPHKILMGLLTLQQQGKLNGPNKMEQSTNNTGDMNNINSMHGNNMMNQHNGNRSMPPTGFPPLPMFGGFPPFGMPGMMPPMNPNSNPNLQKK; encoded by the coding sequence ATGAGCTCcagtgatgatgaggatgagcAGTTTCTATATGGGTCTGATTCAGAAAATAAATCTGTAGACGCCAAAGGGCAAAAGAGAGGACTGCAAACTGATGATGCAGATAATGATAAAAGTGTGGTAAAAAAACCAAAGGTGTCCGAAAAATCAACTACTAGTGGAGTAGGGACAAATCAAAGTGACCTTAGTAATGACTCTAGTGAGGctgacgatgatgaaagcgTGTCTTCCGAGGAGGAAAGTGACTCGGACGTCGAGTTTATAATTAGCACAGGCGCTGACTCCACGCGTCTGGACTCTGCATCAACATCCACATCAGCTGTTGGTGCACAGTCTAGTGGCATTAGTGTAGCAACTGCGCCTGCTGAAACTATACCTGAAGCAGCTCAAGTTGCAGATGTAAATATGGTTGAACGTTCAACTACTGAGGCTGTGCCGAATGGATCAATTGATCTGGAGGCTGAGGGAACATTCGAAGGACAACCTATCACAACCTTAGATCCGGAAGTCCTAAAGGAAAAGCCATGGAGACAACCGGGCGCTAATTTAAGCGATTATTTCAATTATGGATTAAATGAATACACATGGATGGAATATTTGCataaacaagaaaaattacaacAAGAATATAATCCACACAAAATTCTTATGGGTCTACTCACTCTGCAGCAACAAGGCAAGCTAAATGGTCCCAATAAAATGGAGCAATCTACTAATAATACGGGAGACATGAATAATATAAATAGTATGCATGGTAATAACATGATGAATCAACATAATGGTAATCGATCTATGCCGCCGACGGGATTTCCGCCACTTCCAATGTTTGGTGGATTTCCACCTTTTGGTATGCCAGGTATGATGCCGCCCATGAACCCAAACTCAAACCCAAAccttcaaaagaaatag
- the IME1 gene encoding transcription factor IME1 (similar to Saccharomyces cerevisiae IME1 (YJR094C); ancestral locus Anc_7.465), giving the protein MMADECMAADCFDETFNEKWNMDTHDDDSSMLDYESFLQTDVGDYDDLDDFDDDEFFESSQLHRLIHTQPIHMINQNALFSCTADSMNTQPQELHTTIDTLFPSNTSQSATTSRSSSLFSATLPPEEESRTASASYDFFDSIEEANDNFDEPLLDHKHDHKPPACSNTNLQIQLNTLIPRSVPQKKVDLKLCLDMGSFSKQHETGTFYSGSNYHYSIKSSHKQQNPPQALGEDSLLIRTLNAKLSRYAGYYTADSKDQEYSDKVRFQEISYKFSKTYF; this is encoded by the coding sequence ATGATGGCCGATGAGTGTATGGCTGCAGACTGTTTCGATGAAACTTTTAACGAGAAATGGAACATGGACACACATGACGATGACTCTTCAATGCTAGATTACGAGTCGTTTTTGCAGACGGATGTTGGTGATTATGATGATCTCGACGATTTcgatgacgatgaattTTTCGAATCGTCACAGTTGCACAGATTAATTCATACACAGCCTATTCACATGATTAATCAAAATGCTCTATTCAGCTGCACGGCGGATTCCATGAACACACAGCCCCAAGAACTTCACACAACAATAGACACTTTGTTTCCTTCGAATACTTCGCAATCAGCTACAACATCACGGTCgtcatcattattttcagCAACACTGCCTCCAGAAGAGGAAAGTAGGACTGCCTCTGCATCCTATGACTTCTTTGATAGTATAGAAGAGGCTAACGATAATTTCGATGAGCCGCTATTGGATCATAAACACGATCATAAACCACCTGCTTGTTCCAACACAAATCTCCagattcaattgaatactCTGATACCCAGGAGTGTGCCTCAAAAGAAGGTAGATCTGAAACTTTGCCTAGATATGGGATCTTTCTCTAAACAGCATGAAACAGGCACTTTCTACAGCGGTTCAAATTATCATTATTCAATCAAGTCTAGTCACAAGCAACAAAATCCTCCACAAGCATTGGGTGAAGACTCCCTTCTAATCCGTACACTTAATGCCAAACTGTCAAGATATGCGGGCTACTACACCGCAGATTCAAAGGACCAGGAGTATTCTGATAAAGTAAGGTTTCAGGAAATCTCATACAAATTTAGCAAGACCTACTTTTGA
- the BUD4 gene encoding Bud4p (similar to Saccharomyces cerevisiae BUD4 (YJR092W); ancestral locus Anc_7.463) encodes MTGELLGESEKAGEAGEAGEAINTLLTEIDNEMSVITEDEERRSGWRIPLHEIGDETMEMIISHNTQSNTPLQAKSSVITGDIQLNDEAQGDKPLPTKKSVVFSEGVSLHEWPAEKSDVKHNVAYESDENSEYCKSSCHEEPKQSNNTQWKQSKFSLNSTNSAEYKENQLLMYDTESEDEQEGDKKDTVLTKEELQEHTITERDQKLSHILDSKVNIHKLKQLTDELNLRSNTAEDEESKSFKFILPPTEPLVASSTVDSQETSMIQFEGSERIGNQYYSDDNESDSFSTNSVDGYVNEINHSPSKIPLTNTMDINNFQLDGTENEAQTRISSGSSWGDSVTNLATIRHDRYDLLEYSSDIPKELQFKSNERKGSFNTSPIAANRNISQVFSIATTADGYKSAKEVPSDLASIASDTKSNSDYKSAFRSVEDLGISMNLPREEETLQDIHSRVENTIETCDFESTDEQNPDLYESRDVPQIPLLPLDFPSNFEHSKNSITENDCNETEDDHMTHDEGERAELEFTDLHDLSDTVNENEQFSSEASLRKESKNVTDMQKEEEKNDNEIESPTSDVDCPNIDAKAGETQVDQKDTRDQILLGTANRDDSKRCDMRFSESESKPILPPVQRVASIFIDDPFGDEGDTSGESLDLTKSVKPSNYLSIWHMQEEDIKYSSPAMSSNSQFSQYSVTTGTSAESSSHTPSTTPIESKYNKNTFKFKPRVISRSRFYSPDSKLEIPDYENDYVIANFETALDPLRRNTIISKRIQENIRNRRILHPRSASINEKLTYFPEAVATPEEEPAKKTDTSITQESFHEENSFDRTTQDLSEQNLALSSTSDQLDLLPCTVDSELGKGFVSFLETFDCDNKSTFSWQTHKEGSLNIWEDDHDLQWEIGDGRRKNASLEGINKLLADDNLQIDNSSFVENPMTPKKNSAILKSPVKEVSVGRGLSVKGYEADVAENGESDRESVKFTSFLASPNHRSSPQSGMKDTHVDSPFKILKAKKLEEHYCDLEEPPMEKEQASTPPTNADISAQFPLEKPQTVPLQTDNTASIKSETLAFPDKGTLYVKLKTVVNLPLHGLVHHNAKFSVEFDNGENVVRTPWAAASNEKSIGVEKEFEIVLDSKVENLNTVVITLKCRYEKPQAELTEVVEKVPIPKKFMFGKNKYEYKKRYVQKQVKHDEWDYLFAQDGSFGRCEIRLDEAFLNAIRFQEKFFSFNLTNEWSRKPDFNNLKKPIYELPRREPSTAATLNMEMCYLERSAPLEKFPKTLQIAHNIVKKFQTQQAITKEGFMLQEGGDVHSRIQRRYFKLQGNNMVGYHEITREPKVDINLLKVVNVFEPGNIPREGERNLTDLVLFGGSIRLTFENGEEIYFNSDTERDTESWYQVLRDVVDLNQCHQPWVKQLHEFTLLNSL; translated from the coding sequence ATGACAGGTGAACTACTGGGTGAGTCAGAAAAAGCTGGTGAAGCTGGTGAAGCTGGTGAAGCAATAAACACTCTTCTTACCGAAATAGATAATGAGATGAGTGTCATTACGGAAGATGAAGAGCGTAGGAGCGGCTGGAGAATTCCATTGCACGAAATTGGCGACGAGACAATGGAGATGATTATTTCCCACAACACGCAAAGTAATACGCCACTGCAGGCTAAATCAAGTGTGATCACGGGAgacattcaattgaatgacGAAGCCCAGGGGGACAAACCGTTACCAACGAAGAAATCAGTCGTCTTCAGTGAAGGTGTCAGCCTCCATGAGTGGCCAGCAGAGAAGAGCGACGTAAAACATAACGTGGCATATGAAAGTGACGAGAATAGTGAATATTGTAAAAGCAGTTGTCATGAGGAACCCAAACAGTCAAATAATACGCAATGGAAACAATCAAAATTCAGTCTCAACAGCACCAACTCGGCTGAATACAAGGAGAACCAGTTGCTGATGTATGACACGGAATCGGAAGATGAACAGGAAggtgataaaaaagatacAGTGCTCACTAAAGAGGAATTACAAGAGCATACTATAACTGAGAGAGATCAAAAACTATCACATATATTAGATTCGAAGGTAAATATACATAAGCTGAAACAACTAACCGACGAACTAAACCTTAGATCAAATACGGCggaggatgaagaaagtaaaagtttcaaattcattttaCCACCAACAGAGCCACTTGTCGCTTCTTCTACGGTCGATAGCCAAGAAACAAGCATGATACAGTTTGAGGGGAGCGAGCGGATCGGTAATCAATATTATAGCGATGACAATGAAAGTGATAGTTTCTCAACCAACTCCGTTGATGGTTACGTAAATGAAATTAATCACTCTCCTTCTAAGATTCCACTCACAAATACGATGGATATAAACAATTTTCAGTTAGACGGCACTGAAAATGAAGCGCAAACCAGAATATCCTCCGGTTCTTCGTGGGGTGACAGTGTAACAAATTTAGCAACAATAAGGCATGATAGATATGATCTACTCGAATATAGTTCAGATATTCCAAAGGAACTGCAGTTCAAAAGTAATGAAAGAAAGGGATCGTTCAACACTTCGCCTATCGCAGCAAATCGTAACATTTCTCAAGTGTTCAGTATTGCTACGACTGCAGACGGTTATAAATCTGCAAAAGAAGTACCAAGTGATCTTGCTTCCATAGCGTCAGATACAAAATCTAACTCAGACTATAAATCAGCCTTTAGGTCAGTCGAAGACTTAGGTATCTCAATGAACTTACctagagaagaagaaactttGCAAGATATTCATAGCCGTGTCGAAAATACAATTGAAACCTGTGATTTCGAAAGCACAGACGAGCAGAATCCGGATTTGTACGAAAGTAGAGATGTTCCACAAATTCCTCTTTTACCTCTTGATTTTCCAAGTAATTTCGAGCATTCTAAGAACAGTATCACTGAAAATGACTGCAATGAGACTGAGGATGATCATATGACTCATGATGAAGGTGAAAGAGCCGAATTGGAGTTTACTGACTTGCATGATCTGTCAGATACGGTTAATGAAAACGAGCAATTTTCGTCGGAGGCTTCCTTgagaaaagaatcaaaaaatgtaacGGATATGcaaaaggaagaggaaaagaatgaCAATGAAATAGAGAGTCCAACTTCAGATGTAGATTGCCCAAATATTGACGCAAAAGCTGGCGAGACCCAAGTTGATCAAAAAGACACGCGTGACCAAATTCTGTTGGGAACTGCAAATCGAGACGATTCTAAAAGATGCGATATGAGGTTTTCCGAGTCTGAAAGTAAGCCCATTCTGCCACCAGTCCAAAGAGTTGCGTCTATATTCATAGATGACCCTTTTGGTGATGAAGGTGATACTTCAGGTGAATCTTTGGATCTCACAAAGTCTGTGAAACCTTCAAACTATCTCTCTATATGGCACATGCAGgaagaagatatcaaatattCGTCCCCCGCAATGAGCTCCAATTCCCAGTTTTCTCAATACTCCGTTACAACAGGTACCTCTGCTGAATCATCTTCTCATACTCCTAGTACTACGCCAATCGAATCAAAgtataataaaaatactttcaaattcaaaccGAGAGTAATAAGTCGCAGTAGATTTTATTCTCCTGATAGCAAACTAGAGATTCCGGATTACGAGAATGACTATGTCATAGCAAACTTTGAAACCGCATTGGATCCATTGAGAAGAAATACCATAATATCTAAAAGAATCCAAGAAAATATACGTAATCGCAGGATCTTGCATCCAAGAAGTGCTTCCATTAACGAAAAATTGACTTATTTTCCTGAAGCAGTGGCAACTCCTGAAGAAGAGCCTGCGAAGAAAACAGATACAAGTATCACACAAGAGAGCTTTCACGAAGAGAATTCATTCGATCGCACTACACAAGATCTTTCTGAACAAAATCTGGCATTAAGTTCTACGTCCGACCAACTGGATTTACTTCCATGTACAGTGGACAGTGAGTTGGGAAAGGgttttgtttcttttcttgagaCCTTCGACTGTGACAATAAATCCACATTCTCGTGGCAAACTCACAAGGAGGGCTCGCTCAATATTTGGGAAGATGATCATGATCTTCAATGGGAAATTGGAGACGGACGAAGGAAAAATGCATCCTTGGAAGGCATCAACAAATTGTTAGCTGATGACAACCTACAAATTGAcaattcatcatttgtAGAAAATCCTATGACaccaaaaaagaattcagcaattttgaaaagtccAGTTAAGGAGGTATCAGTTGGGCGTGGACTTAGCGTCAAGGGCTATGAAGCCGATGTAGCGGAAAATGGAGAATCCGATCGAGAATCCGTGAAATTCACCAGTTTTCTAGCAAGTCCAAATCATAGAAGCTCTCCTCAAAGTGGTATGAAGGACACACATGTTGATAGtccattcaaaattcttaaggcaaaaaaattagagGAGCATTATTGTGATCTTGAGGAGCCACCGATGGAAAAAGAACAGGCTAGCACGCCTCCGACAAATGCGGATATCTCTGCACAATTCCCGCTGGAGAAGCCACAAACTGTTCCTTTGCAAACCGATAACACAGCTAGCATAAAGAGTGAAACTCTTGCTTTTCCAGATAAAGGTACTCTTTACGTCAAATTGAAGACGGTAGTTAATTTGCCTCTGCATGGTTTGGTACATCATAATGCCAAGTTTTCTGTTGAATTTGACAATGGTGAAAATGTAGTCCGGACGCCTTGGGCTGCAGCCTCAAATGAGAAGTCGATTGGcgttgaaaaagaatttgaaattgtgTTAGATTCAAAAGTGGAGAATTTAAATACAGTAGTAATCACATTGAAGTGTCGCTATGAAAAACCTCAAGCAGAGCTCACTGAAGTTGTAGAGAAAGTGCCAATCCCAAAAAAGTTTATGTTCGGTAAAAACAAATatgaatataaaaaaagatacgTTCAAAAACAAGTGAAACACGATGAGTGGGACTATTTATTTGCTCAAGATGGTTCATTTGGACGTTGCGAGATAAGATTAGATGAAGCTTTTTTGAATGCGATAAGATTCcaagagaaatttttttctttcaatttgacCAATGAATGGTCTCGTAAGCCGGACTTTAACAATCTGAAAAAACCGATCTATGAATTACCTCGAAGAGAGCCATCAACCGCTGCGACTCTCAACATGGAAATGTGCTATTTGGAAAGGAGTGCACCATTAGAAAAGTTTCCAAAAACTTTGCAAATTGCTCACAATATagtgaaaaaattccaaacCCAGCAAGCAATCACAAAAGAAGGTTTCATGTTGCAGGAAGGAGGGGACGTACACAGTAGGATTCAAAGAAGGTATTTCAAACTTCAAGGTAATAATATGGTGGGGTATCATGAAATAACGAGGGAACCTAAAGTTGACATAAATTTACTCAAAGTCGTAAACGTCTTTGAGCCCGGCAATATCCCAAGGGAGggtgaaagaaatttgacAGATCTTGTACTTTTTGGTGGAAGCATTCGCTTGACCTTTGAAAACGGTGAGGAGATCTACTTTAATTCAGATACAGAAAGAGATACAGAATCATGGTACCAAGTATTGAGAGATGTTGTTGACTTAAACCAATGTCATCAACCTTGGGTGAAACAATTACACGAATTTACACTGCTTAACTCACTATGA
- the RPL43B gene encoding 60S ribosomal protein eL43 (similar to Saccharomyces cerevisiae RPL43B (YJR094W-A) and RPL43A (YPR043W); ancestral locus Anc_7.466), with the protein MAKRTKKVGITGKYGVRYGSSLRRQVKKLEVQQHAVYDCSFCGKRTMKRGAAGIWTCASCKRTIAGGAYTPSTAAAATVRSTIRRLREMAEA; encoded by the exons AT gGCTAAAAGAACTAAGAAGGTTGGTATCACAGGTAAGTACGGTGTCCGTTACGGTTCCTCTTTGAGAAGAcaagtgaagaaattggaaGTCCAACAACATGCTGTCTATGACTGTTCTTTCTGTGGTAAGAGAACCATGAAGAGAGGTGCTGCAGGTATCTGGACTTGTGCTTCATGTAAGAGAACCATCGCTGGTGGTGCTTACACACCATCCACTGCGGCCGCAGCTACTGTCAGATCTACCATTAGAAGATTGAGAGAAATGGCTGAAGCTTAA
- the SFC1 gene encoding Sfc1p (similar to Saccharomyces cerevisiae SFC1 (YJR095W); ancestral locus Anc_7.467) codes for MSQKKKASHPVVNLLAGGTAGLFEALCCHPLDTIKVRMQIYRRVADSGTRPPGFIKTGKNIYSEEGFLALYKGLGAVVIGIIPKMAIRFSTYEFYRTLLADKQTGTVSTGNTFIAGVGAGISEAVLVVNPMEVVKIRLQAQHLSPAEPGMGPKYRNAVHACYTIVKEEGISALYRGVSLTAARQATNQGANFTIYSKLKEFLQDYHKTDVLPSWETSCIGLISGAIGPFSNAPLDTIKTRLQKDKSASTDSGWKRIASIGAQLVKEEGFRALYKGITPRVMRVAPGQAVTFTVYEFVRRQLEDLGVFTPKDPPKPLK; via the coding sequence ATGTcccaaaagaagaaagccTCCCATCCAGTTGTGAACCTTTTAGCGGGTGGAACAGCAGGTCTTTTCGAGGCCCTGTGCTGCCATCCGTTGGATACCATTAAGGTGAGGATGCAAATTTACAGGAGAGTGGCAGACTCAGGTACCAGACCACCTGGATTTATCAAAACTGGTAAGAACATATATTCTGAAGAAGGTTTTCTTGCCCTATACAAGGGACTGGGAGCTGTCGTGATTGGTATAATTCCGAAAATGGCCATAAGATTCTCAACTTATGAGTTTTACAGGACTTTGCTGGCTGACAAACAAACAGGAACAGTTTCAACAGGTAATACTTTTATTGCAGGTGTGGGTGCAGGTATTTCGGAGGCCGTTTTGGTTGTGAATCCAATGGAGGTCGTAAAGATTAGATTGCAAGCACAACATTTAAGTCCAGCAGAGCCTGGAATGGGCCCAAAATATCGCAATGCAGTTCATGCCTGCTACACAATCgtcaaagaagaaggtatCAGTGCATTGTATCGAGGCGTTTCATTGACCGCAGCAAGGCAAGCAACAAATCAAGGTGCTAATTTCACGATATACTCCAAATTAAAAGAATTCTTGCAAGATTATCATAAAACTGATGTACTGCCTTCTTGGGAGACTTCCTGTATTGGCTTAATATCTGGTGCAATCGGACCATTTTCTAATGCTCCCCTGGACACCATTAAGACGAGACTACAAAAGGATAAATCTGCCTCGACCGATTCTGGTTGGAAGAGAATTGCTTCTATTGGAGCTCAATTGGTCAAAGAAGAGGGTTTTAGAGCACTCTATAAGGGCATTACACCAAGAGTCATGAGAGTGGCGCCGGGACAGGCCGTTACTTTCACAGTATACGAGTTTGTAAGAAGACAGCTGGAAGATTTGGGTGTTTTCACCCCAAAGGACCCACCGAAACCattgaaatag
- the JSN1 gene encoding Jsn1p (similar to Saccharomyces cerevisiae JSN1 (YJR091C) and PUF2 (YPR042C); ancestral locus Anc_7.462) yields MSDRKIASDERDDSVANGVNNSSNGGVLSNIPEIIDPGITIPIYEEDYMSVSEGGNGSQLDQQQPQKLGSYRARAGKFSNTLSNLLPSISAKLHHSKKTSSQIKGGEGITNSTNVESTVGAKNPHTTPAKNKSYMPSFASVSLDGTGNLTPPQEMDKLVYFPDSSYLMNAPRTSNDSYTFGQNASNKISRTRNNTVTSQITSMSSTAPNATSSSAIWSTNQSPSDPLQQHIFQQFSGNTVNSNNMTSTSPLHEYSTNTAYFDTMMSASTAPTTAKIPISNNNTASVTAMSNNGILSGHPSNTNGKNLTIPGSMWSHNNNINNRSRSHSNASSIYTDASLYEQPARSRATSTYTLSQPAPHSSQDIPLIEDDVDPRSINWVTTDPAVQPINQISNLLPTNTISISNVFSLQQQQPQLLNTINLTSASLATLCSKYGTVISARTLSCLNMALVEFESTESAIRAYEALQGKEVSVIGAPSTVSFAKVLPMHPQAPNLVVSPINEAEIMQQPLLQEQLFNGTVSFHQQGNIALPVFNQQQHQQQQQQQPQQQEQQHQPLHMSQNLSYSLTHVSPNEKEQCPFPLPPPCFKEQEKAVCATLDLFGETYDQSQTAHVINNALKHKGTAETNNFGPLPDPIPARDFGAPKLRELRKNIDANLLSDLEIEQLAMAMLDELPELSSDYLGNTIVQKLFMHSSDIIKDIMLRKTSKFLTSMGVHKNGTWACQKMISMARTPRQIMLVTKGVENHCTPLFNDQFGNYVIQCVLKFGFPWNSFIFESIIANFWIIAQNRYGARAVRACLEAHDIITTEQALVISAMIVQYAEYLATNSNGTLLVSWFLDTCTLTHRHSILAPKLSSHIVELCRHRLASLTVLKVLNYRGDDSVRNDILKGIFGDVASDEPVQALHQILCDTNYGPTFIYKVLTMSSLEGDVKTNVFKKVRQVLLDATPSQQHRRLMEEVGLMPANASSQTGQGKHRSSISQVFNQDGNHLRGLSVSSVRSSGSRHNNLAPTTSGQGSTHTSSSATNTNINTNNTGWNPSATSYMNYPGMFPNYHSNGYPVNSDELSNQFDSLTLNNNTHLSLPQLSLTNQNNTTNLIYPVKSNTSQEMPHNMHG; encoded by the coding sequence ATGTCAGACAGGAAAATTGCATCTGATGAGAGAGATGACAGTGTGGCTAACGGAGTGAATAACAGCAGCAACGGCGGCGTACTGTCGAACATACCAGAGATAATTGATCCCGGAATCACCATACCTATCTACGAGGAGGATTACATGAGTGTCTCTGAGGGTGGCAATGGCTCGCAGCTGGATCAGCAGCAGCCTCAAAAATTGGGTTCTTACAGAGCTCGTGCAGGAAAGTTCTCCAATACTTTGAGTAATCTGTTGCCTTCAATCAGTGCTAAATTGCACCATTCAAAGAAGACGTCTTCGCAAATCAAAGGTGGCGAGGGAATCACGAACTCAACTAATGTCGAATCAACCGTAGGAGCCAAAAACCCTCATACGACGCCTGCTAAGAACAAGAGTTATATGCCATCATTTGCTTCTGTGTCACTAGATGGCACAGGGAATCTAACGCCACCACAGGAAATGGATAAATTGGTTTATTTTCCAGACTCCAGTTACTTAATGAATGCCCCTAGAACTTCGAATGATTCCTATACTTTTGGTCAGAATGCATCAAATAAAATATCcagaacaagaaataacacGGTGACCTCTCAGATCACTTCGATGTCATCAACGGCACCCAATGCAACATCCTCAAGTGCTATTTGGTCAACAAATCAAAGCCCGAGTGATCCATTACAGCAgcacatttttcaacagtttAGTGGTAATACTGTGAACTCTAATAATATGACTAGCACTAGCCCCTTGCATGAATATTCAACTAATACGGCGTATTTTGATACTATGATGTCAGCAAGTACTGCTCCGACAACAGcaaaaattccaatttcaaacaatAATACTGCATCTGTGACAGCTATGAGTAATAATGGTATTTTGAGTGGTCATCCAAGCAATACGAATGGAAAGAATTTGACTATCCCGGGATCTATGTGGTCCCATAACAATAATATAAACAACAGATCAAGATCACATTCAAATGCTTCTAGCATATATACTGATGCTTCCCTTTACGAGCAGCCTGCAAGGTCACGAGCAACTTCTACATATACCCTTTCCCAGCCGGCACCACATTCCTCACAGGATATACCTTtgattgaagatgatgtcGATCCAAGATCAATTAATTGGGTAACAACAGATCCGGCTGTTCAACCAATtaatcaaatttcaaatttgctGCCAACTAATACTATATCTATTTCTAACGTCTTCTCTttgcaacagcaacaaccTCAATTACTGAATACAATCAACTTGACGAGTGCTTCCTTGGCGACCTTATGTTCCAAATATGGGACTGTGATCTCTGCCAGGACTTTAAGCTGTTTGAATATGGCGTTagttgaatttgaatctaCAGAAAGTGCCATTCGAGCATATGAAGCTCTTCAGGGCAAAGAAGTTTCTGTTATTGGAGCTCCAAGCACGGTTTCATTCGCAAAAGTTCTACCCATGCATCCGCAGGCCCCAAATCTAGTTGTTTCACCTATCAACGAAGCGGAAATCATGCAACAGCCGCTTCTTCAAGAACAGCTATTTAATGGTACTGTAAGCTTTCATCAGCAAGGTAATATAGCTCTACCAGTGTTTAACCAGCAACAGCatcagcaacaacaacaacaacaaccaCAGCAACAGGAGCAACAGCATCAGCCACTTCATATGTCACAAAATCTCAGTTACTCACTTACGCATGTCTCACCGAATGAGAAAGAGCAATGCCCCTTTCCACTGCCTCCACCATGTTTTAAAGAGCAAGAAAAAGCAGTATGTGCAACCCTTGATCTATTTGGAGAAACCTACGATCAGAGTCAAACAGCACATGTTATAAATAATGCTTTGAAACATAAGGGTACTGCTGAGACCAACAATTTTGGTCCTTTACCTGATCCAATACCAGCAAGAGACTTCGGCGCCCCGAAGTTAAGGGAATTGAGGAAGAATATTGATGCAAATTTACTGTCAGATTTGGAAATTGAGCAATTAGCCATGGCGATGTTAGATGAGTTACCAGAGTTGAGTTCCGATTACTTGGGAAATACaattgttcaaaagttATTTATGCATTCCTCTGATATTATTAAGGACATTATGTTAAGGAAGACGAGTAAATTTTTAACGTCGATGGGTGTACACAAAAATGGTACATGGGCATGTCAGAAAATGATCAGCATGGCGCGAACTCCGAGGCAAATAATGCTTGTTACAAAAGGTGTCGAAAACCATTGTACTCCTTTATTCAATGATCAATTTGGCAACTATGTTATTCAGTGCGTTTTAAAGTTCGGATTCCCATGGAATAgtttcatatttgaaagtATAATTGCCAATTTCTGGATAATTGCTCAAAATAGATATGGTGCTCGTGCAGTCAGAGCATGCCTCGAAGCTCATGATATAATCACCACGGAGCAAGCTTTGGTCATAAGTGCAATGATAGTCCAGTACGCTGAATATTTGGCAACAAATAGCAACGGTACCTTATTGGTAAGTTGGTTCCTTGATACATGTACCCTGACCCACAGACATTCTATTCTAGCTCCAAAGCTATCGAGCCATATTGTGGAACTGTGCCGTCACAGATTAGCTTCACTAACTGTACTCAAGGTCCTCAATTATAGAGGTGATGACTCGGTGAGGAACGATATTCTCAAAGGAATCTTTGGTGACGTGGCATCAGACGAGCCAGTTCAAGCATTGCACCAAATCTTATGTGATACCAATTATGGGCCTACGTTCATTTATAAAGTATTAACAATGTCATCCTTGGAAGGTGACGTAAAAACAAACGTTTTCAAGAAAGTTCGCCAGGTGTTGTTGGATGCAACACCATCACAGCAGCATAGGCGTTTAATGGAGGAAGTTGGACTGATGCCTGCAAACGCATCGTCTCAAACTGGACAAGGCAAACATCGTTCAAGCATATCACAGGTGTTTAATCAAGACGGGAACCATTTGCGTGGATTGTCCGTTTCAAGTGTCAGAAGCAGTGGATCAAGACACAACAATTTAGCTCCAACAACATCTGGCCAAGGTTCCACTCATACATCAAGCTCTGCAACTAATACCAATATCAATACTAATAATACAGGGTGGAATCCCAGTGCCACAAGTTATATGAATTATCCTGGGATGTTCCCTAATTACCATTCGAATGGTTATCCTGTGAATAGTGACGAACTCTCCAACCAATTCGACTCACTGACATTGAACAACAACACTCATCTGTCATTGCCACAATTGAGTCTAACGAACCAAAACAATACAACTAATTTAATATATCCAGTTAAAAGTAACACGAGCCAAGAGATGCCCCATAACATGCACGGTTAG